The genomic stretch aTAAATAATCTAGTTATTCAAAGGTCATCTAGCCCTgttgatttaacattttaaatcttaaataaCTTAAGCTTTCACCCTATCTAGAGAAATCTGGGGATCTAGAGAATATTTCTAGGGCTATCCACAAAGAGTGGATCCATAGGTAAGCATTTTCATTACCCAACATAGTTCTGTATaaattacttctttctttcttgatgcaATTACTCCTCATGATTTATCTCCTATAACTGATGCTCTCTATCTacccacttttatttttaaacttgtgAAGACTTTATGTAAGTCATTATCCACTCTTGGCTTCCCTTTCCCATCCATGCAAAACATATATTTTGATGATCAgttatgtgtcaacttgattgacaaaagtaaaaaataaaactccttGTCAAAAGGAGTTTACACTAAACAATTACAGATGCAAAATGGATTATCCTTGATAGTCTTAGAGCCTTCAATCTCTGGCATTTAAACAAGATATATTCTCCTCAAGTGAAATATGGAAAATTAAGAGTGAAAACAGAGTATCTTATTCATCCTTCTCATTGCAAGTGACAGATAAAAACACTTCCAGTGATATGTtttcagtctcagttcagttcagttcatttcaagggctcagtcctgtccaaatttttgcaacaccatgaactgcagcgtgccaagcgtccctgtccatcatcaactcccggagcttttgagtgtgtattagttgctcagtcgtgtctgactctttgcgacccaatggattgtagtctgccaggctcctctgtctatggaattctccagacaagagcactggagtgggttgccatttccttctccatacaactacctctgtgtgtgcatgtgtgtgtgtgttagttgctcagtcatgtccaactctttgtgaccccagggatggtagcccaccaggctcttctgtccatgggattttccaggcaagagtactggagtggtttgccatttccttctccatacaactcaaactcatgtctgttgagtcggtgatgccatccaacaatctcatgctctgtctttcccttctcctcctgccttcaatctttcccagcatcagggtcttttccagcaagtcagatggccaaagtattggagtttcagcttcagtatcagtccttccaatgaatatttaggactgatttcccttaggatggactagttggatctccctcctctccaagggactctcaagagttttctccaacatcacagttcaaaagcatcaattcttcggcgctcagctttctttatagtccaactttcacatccatacatgactactgaaaaaaccatagctttgactagatggacttttgttgacaaagtaatgtcgctggcttttaatatgctatctaggttgttcacagcttttcttccaaggagtaagtgtcttactttcatggctgcagtcactatctgcagtgattgtggggCCCCCcaaaaagtctctcactatttccattgttttcccaactatttgccaggaaatgatgggatcagataacattatcttagttttctgaatgttgagttttaagccaactttttcactctcctctttcatgtccATCAAAAAGGTCTTTAGTTCTTTGCCAGAGTTCAACTCCAGCAGCCAGGGttcaacctgaagagatgaaCGGTGTCAGTGATGAGACagcctctcatttttcttttggacTGCCCTTTTATtccaagtttaagattctcttttatacttttacaaaaacattaggccagaggtttgacattttcagttccccctctcccagatttattatctccataaatcattgttgctcttggaacagagttcctgcttcagggaTTCCCTCGGAATCAgccttatcatctattatctatctcttctaatgtgtcctatagttaacttgtgactacattgtaactcatgctacattcctcagtttactacttatgTTCCTAAATTCTGTgtgcccctaacatcctgagctcactatctcttagaaaggcttctagctatagtatctctaaaaattcctaacttctataagctatagtaaaatatgctaactttaaaacattccttaaatcttaacttgtaactattttaattatttctaagccctaaattcagtaaactcctttgccataaacgtTTTCCTCACAAATAAGCTTCAGATAGCAAtctttcccatggcctcaagctatGGCCTATGTgttcatcctggaacactcttttgtaaaagttctTGAACAAATGccagtgattaactttatgaattgaACTTCACcttctgagcacagctgcagaaggctttgtgccttctcatgcttctctcaagaacaataagcacctcaatattccttttcagtcaactcagccaaggagaggaaaagacaagtcagaattacaaggcctaacttCTTCATCCCAGGTCCATGCCTGCAGAATGAGGAGAGGACTGGGGCCATGCCTCCactttgtcagtaatgcctaacgtggctcctgacagttcttcttcactttcagccataagggtggtgtcatttgcatacctgaggttattgatattcctcctggcaaccttgattccagcttatgattcatgtAGTCCAGtattttttcatgatgtactctgcatataatttaaataagcagggtgacaatatacagccttgacgtattccttttcatattggaaccagtctggtgttccatgtccagttctaactgtttcttcttcatctgcatacagatttctcaggaggcaggtgtgatggtctggtattcctatctcttgaacaATTTTTACACgtttttgtgatctacacagtcaaagactttggcatagtcaataaagcagaagtagaactttttctggaactctctcactttttcaatgatccaacggatgctggaTCATCcgtttatctctggttcctcttccttttctaaatccagctttaacatctggagttcatggttcatgtactgttgaagcccgacttggagagttttgagcattactttgccaccgtgtgagatgagtgcaattgtgtagtagtttaagcattctttggcattgtctttctttgggactggaatgaaaactgacctttttcattcctgtggccactactgagttttccaaatgtgctggcatagtgagtgcagcacattcacagaaacatttttaggatttaaaatagctcaactagaattgtCTAGTGTTTTGAAATGCATTATTTGGAGAGTATTCATCTTTTCccagtgaaaaaataatttaaaaatgacaaagaaaataaagagataacATAGTTACTATTTAATGACATAACTCAGCAGGAAATACAGATGATATGTAATTTGAAAACAGTAGGGAAAGCAAaacttatataaaaatgtaaattattcaAGCAGGACTCAAATTTCTTTATGGTACTAGGTAAAAAAAGATAACAGAAAGAATATGGTAAGAAAGCTGTCACTAAAATTAAAGAGATCTCACTGTCCTTTAACTCATGCATATAGTGAGTGTTTCTAATCAAAACTGTCTCCTCCTCAGGGTTTTTTTCAGAGCATGTTTGACATCTTTGTTCCTCACACTGTAAATTAATGGGTTGAGGAAGGGAACAGTATTGGTATAAAAGACAGAAGAGATTTTCCCCTCATCCATAGACACAGCAGAAGATGGTTTGAGATACATAAATGCCCCTGATCCAAAGAACAGAGAAACAGCAATAATGTGGGAAGTGCAGGTGCTGAAGGCTTTGGACCTGCCCTCCGTGGACTTGACATGGAGGATGTTGGACAGGATGAGACCATAGGAGACAAAGATTGTGAAACTGGGCACAATGATGTTGATGCCCACCACGATGAACATTTCCAATTCATTGATATAGGTACTTGTGCAGGAGAGCTGGAGCAGAGGGAGGATGTCACAGAAATAATGGTTGATGGTGTTTGCATCACAGAAGGTCAGTCTCAGCATGCATCCAGTGTGAGCCATGGCACCAGAAAATGCCATCAAGTAGCAACCAAACATAAGGCTGGAACACACTTTAGGGGACATGATAACGTTATACAAAAGTGGcttacagatggccacatagcggtcataggccattgaTGTCAACAGATAGCATTCAGAAATGACCAAAAAACAGTAAAAGTAGAGCTGGGTCATGCATCCCATATAAGAAATAATGTTCTTCTTTGATATGAAATTACTTAGCATTTTTGGTGTAAACACAGAAGAATAACAGAGGTCTATAGAGGACAAGTtaaagaggaaaaagtacatgggaGTGTGCAGATGTGAATTTAGCACAATTAGGATTATCAAGCCCAAATTCCCCAGCACAGTGACGATATATATtcctagaaataaaaagaatagggGGAGTTGGAAATCTGGTTGGTCTGTTAATCCCAACAGGATGAAttcagtcacaaaagagtcatttCCAGGAGCCATTCTTCTTTAAGGGAATCTGTGGACACAGGAGAAAGTGTTCCTTTAGAGAACAACTCAGCGCTTGCCACAGTGTCTCATCTACAGGGGAGGGTAAACACTGGGAATGTCAGATACTAGTCCTACCTGGTCCAACAGAATCTGCCTTTATCTTTGTCAGGATATAGAATGGTGTGGACTTATATAAGCTAAATGCAGCAAAGGAAATCACACACTTCAGAGTTAAGGCCAGTACtgttatatgcaaatacattTCTGGAAACACAAAGGGCGAGAAGGATAGATCAGGACAGAGCCGCCTAATGTCTCTAAACATTCTGTGATGACCCTCTAACAGATTCCTGTGCCAGTTTCATGTAAGTCTCAGATCTACACAAAATGACAAACAATGGGCATGCATTCAGTCACTGTACCTTCATTTCAAAACAGGGAATAAGTATACAAATTGAATTCAGAAACTAACCTGAGTTCAGAAAACCTCAGGGCTCACTCCCTTATCGTTGGTCTTTACCCAGTTGGGGCTGGAAATGAAATTTCAGATTCCTGAGGCTTGATTTCTTTTATCCTGAGAGGTACGAGCCTAGACATATGGCTGAGAAGTCTTTCTGCACCACTATGATTTCTGATAGTTATTTCAGTCCTTTCAAGCAGCAGAGAAAATAAAG from Budorcas taxicolor isolate Tak-1 chromosome 25, Takin1.1, whole genome shotgun sequence encodes the following:
- the LOC128069140 gene encoding olfactory receptor 8B3-like, with translation MDWNGRMAPGNDSFVTEFILLGLTDQPDFQLPLFFLFLGIYIVTVLGNLGLIILIVLNSHLHTPMYFFLFNLSSIDLCYSSVFTPKMLSNFISKKNIISYMGCMTQLYFYCFLVISECYLLTSMAYDRYVAICKPLLYNVIMSPKVCSSLMFGCYLMAFSGAMAHTGCMLRLTFCDANTINHYFCDILPLLQLSCTSTYINELEMFIVVGINIIVPSFTIFVSYGLILSNILHVKSTEGRSKAFSTCTSHIIAVSLFFGSGAFMYLKPSSAVSMDEGKISSVFYTNTVPFLNPLIYSVRNKDVKHALKKTLKKNCSLK